A single genomic interval of Camelina sativa cultivar DH55 chromosome 11, Cs, whole genome shotgun sequence harbors:
- the LOC104723360 gene encoding uncharacterized protein LOC104723360 has protein sequence MAAPFFSTPFQPYVYQSQEDTITPFQILGGEAQVVQIMLKPQEKVIAKPGSMCYMSGSVEMDNTYTPEQEVGVVQWILGKSVSSIVLRNTGQNDGFVGIAAPSLARILPVDLAMFGGDILCQPDAFLCSVHDVKVVNSVYQRHRARNIAAVGAEGFLRQRLSGQGLAFIIAGGSVVQKNLEVGEVLTIDVSCIAALTPSINFQIKYNATAVRRAVFGGDNVVTATLTGPGIVFIQSLPFHRLSQRIARSVTSPNMRENPRVLVQIGLFIFLAYVVIVSSLILTEM, from the exons ATGGCTGCTCCGTTTTTCTCCACTCCATTTCAGCCTTATGTCTATCAG AGTCAGGAAGATACGATCACACCTTTCCAAATTTTGGGTGGTGAAGCACAGGTTGTTCAG ATAATGTTAAAACCACAGGAGAAGGTCATTGCTAAGCCTG GTTCAATGTGCTACATGTCTGGGTCCGTTGAGATGGACAATACTTATACCCCTGAACAAGAAGTTGGAGTTGTACAGTGGATTTTAGGCAAGAGTGTTAGCAGTATTGTTCTTCGCAACACTGGGCAAAACGATGGATTTGTCGGTATCGCTGCACCTTCCTTGGCAAGGATTCTCCCA GTTGATTTGGCCATGTTTGGTGGCGACATCCTTTGCCAG CCAGATGCATTTCTCTGTTCGGTTCATGATGTGAAGGTTGTAAATTCTGTTTATCAACGACATAGAGCAAGAAACATTGCTGCAGTTGGCGCTGAG GGGTTTCTGAGACAAAGGCTCTCTGGCCAGGGTCTTGCTTTTATTATCGCTGGTGGCTCTG TTGTACAGAAAAACCTGGAGGTGGGAGAAGTTCTCACCATTGATGTTTCTTGCATTGCTGCTCTCACTCCCTCGATCAATttccaaatcaaatacaatgcTACAGCTGTAAGACGGGCAGTCTTTGGG ggTGATAACGTAGTAACAGCGACTCTAACGGGACCAGGCATCGTGTTCATCCAAAGTTTACCGTTTCATCGTCTCTCGCAGCGAATTGCAAG GTCGGTGACGTCCCCAAATATGAGAGAAAATCCAAGAGTATTAGTTCAAATAGGATTATTCATATTTCTTGCATACGTTGTAATTGTGTCCTCTTTAATCCTTACTGAAATGTGA
- the LOC104723354 gene encoding homeobox-leucine zipper protein HAT1-like, producing the protein MTMGKEDLGLSLSLGLAQSHHPLQLNLKPTSSPVSNLQMFPWNQNFVSSSDHQKQQFLRKIDVNSLPTTVDLEEETGVSSPNSTISSTVSGKRRSEREGTSGGVGGAGDDLDITLDRSSSRGTSDEEEDYGGETCRKKLRLSKDQSAVLEDTFKEHNTLNPKQKLALAKKLGLTARQVEVWFQNRRARTKLKQTEVDCEYLKRCVEKLTEENRRLEKEAAELRALKLSPRLYGQMSPPTTLLMCPSCERVAGPSSSNHNQRSVSLSPWLQMAHGSTFDVMRPRS; encoded by the exons ATGACGATGGGAAAAGAGGATCTGGGTTTAAGTCTTAGCTTGGGACTTGCACAAAGCCACCACCCTCTTCAGCTAAATCTAAAACCCACTTCTTCACCAGTTTCCAATCTCCAGATGTTTCCATGGAACCAAAACTTTGTTTCTTCCTCTG atcaTCAAAAGCAACAGTTTCTTAGGAAAATCGACGTGAACAGCTTGCCAACGACGGTGGATTTGGAGGAAGAGACAGGAGTTTCATCTCCAAACAGCACGATCTCGAGCACCGTGAGCGGCAAGAggaggagtgagagagaaggAACCTCCGGTGGTGTAGGTGGTGCCGGAGATGACCTCGACATCACTCTTGATAGATCTTCCTCACGTGGAACctccgacgaagaagaagattacggAGGTGAGACTTGTAGGAAGAAGCTTAGGCTATCCAAAGATCAATCTGCTGTTCTTGAAGACACTTTCAAGGAGCACAATACTCTCAATCCC AAACAGAAGCTGGCTTTGGCTAAGAAGCTAGGCTTAACAGCAAGACAAGTGGAAGTGTGGTTCCAGAACAGAAGAGCAAG GACCAAACTGAAGCAAACCGAAGTGGACTGCGAGTATTTGAAAAGATGCGTTGAGAAATTAACGGAAGAGAACCGGCGGCTCGAGAAAGAGGCTGCCGAGTTAAGAGCATTGAAGCTTTCACCGCGGTTGTATGGTCAAATGAGTCCACCGACCACGCTTTTAATGTGTCCATCGTGTGAACGAGTGGCCGGACCGTCCTCATCTAACCACAACCAGCGGTCTGTCTCATTGAGTCCATGGCTCCAAATGGCACATGGGTCAACCTTTGATGTGATGCGTCCTAGGTCTTAA
- the LOC104723353 gene encoding palmitoyl-protein thioesterase 1-like isoform X2, producing MEKSLQRFVLLVTLSLFCFISIPFSLSVPFVLFHGIVSGCSNDKMSNLTKLLNSYSSSPGSCVEIGNGLADSLYMPLTQQASIACEKIKQMPELSEGYNIVGVSQGNLVARGLIEFCDNAPPVFNYVSLGGPHAGLSDLPKCTDHAAPSGYFKLPTKITEYLEHSKYLPKLNNERPGEKNSTYKDRFTSLHNLVLIMFEKDDVLTPKESSWFGYYPDGTYTPILPPQKTKLYTEDWIGLKTLDDAGKVNFVSVPGGHIEITEEELVKYVVPYLKNESTFSSEHEAM from the exons ATGGAGAAGAGTCTCCAACGATTTGTTCTCCTTGTGACCTTGTCTCTCTTCTGCTTTATCTCCATTCCATTTTCACTCTCTGTTCCTTTCGTTCTGTTTCACG GAATTGTAAGTGGATGTTCCAATGATAAAATGAGCAATTTGACAAAGCTCCTTAACAGTTACTCCAGCTCCCCTGGATCTTGCGT AGAAATAGGAAATGGACTGGCAGATTCCTTGTACATGCCGCTTACGCAACAAGCGAGCATAGCATGTGAGAAAATCAAACAGATGCCAGAGCTGAGTGAAGGTTACAACATTGTTGGAGTGTCTCAAGGAAACTTAGTCGCTAGAGGCTTAATCGAGTTCTGCGACAATGCTCCTCCAGTCTTCAACTATGTATCTTTAGGAGGTCCTCACGCTGGCCTATCCGACCTCCCCAAGTGTACT GATCATGCTGCTCCAAGTGGTTATTTCAAACTCCCTACT AAAATAACAGAGTATTTGGAACACTCCAAGTATCTGCCAAAGCTCAACAACGAGAGACCTGGCGAGAAGAACTCCACTTACAAAGACCGTTTCACCAGCTTGCACAACTTGGTCCTCATCATG TTCGAGAAAGATGATGTATTGACTCCTAAAGAAAGTTCTTGGTTCGGATATTACCCGGATGGAACTTACACACCTATTTTGCCTCCTCAAAAG ACAAAGCTATACACTGAGGATTGGATTGGTCTAAAAACCTTGGATGATGCTGGAAAAGTGAATTTTGTCAGTGTCCCTGGCGGACACATCGAGATAACGGAAGAAGAACTTGTAAAATACGTTGTGCCTTACCTCAAGAACGAGTCTACGTTTTCTTCTGAACACGAGGCAATGTAG
- the LOC104723355 gene encoding uncharacterized protein LOC104723355 isoform X1, whose product MSANSKLERSASQSADNTVAVSNRVVASRSSRQPRLSFSTFVQSSDSDYPKKMKSDEVSPKREGAPVSAKEREEAEEEEEEEEEEKRPWNLRPRKACGGGGLKKGNCVLAAEACGGGGGASEVKNQRSGGGMEPKSNRQRGIPAESPGLGGGEVANENHRLWVALSRDEIEEDLFSMCGNRPSRRPRKRTKTMQKYLDVIFPGLCLVGMNADCFKVSNSPVKGR is encoded by the exons ATGTCTGCGAATTCCAAGTTGGAGAGGTCTGCTTCTCAATCGGCCGATAATACGGTGGCTGTCTCTAACCGTGTGGTGGCGTCACGGTCTAGTCGTCAGCCGCGGCTCTCTTTCTCCACCTTTGTTCAGTCGTCCGACAGCGATTACCCTAAGAAGATGAAATCCGATGAGGTTTCTCCGAAGAGAGAGGGAGCTCCGGTGTCGGcgaaggagagagaagaagcggaggaagaggaggaggaggaggaagaagagaagaggccATGGAATCTTCGACCAAGGAAGGCttgcggtggtggtggtttGAAGAAGGGAAACTGCGTACTCGCGGCGGAGGCgtgcggcggcggcggaggagctTCGGAGGTGAAGAATCAGAGATCAGGAGGAGGAATGGAGCCGAAATCGAACAGGCAGAGAGGAATCCCGGCGGAATCACCCGGATTAGGCGGTGGTGAGGTTGCGAACGAGAATCACAGGCTTTGGGTTGCTCTGTCTAGAGACGAGATCGAAGAGGATTTGTTCAGCATGTGTGGGAACAGGCCATCTCGCCGGCCACGGAAGAGGACTAAAACGATGCAGAAGTATCTCGAT GTCATTTTCCCTGGATTGTGTCTCGTTGGGATGAATGCTGATTGCTTCAAAGTTTCCAATTCTCCGGTTAAG GGTAGATAG
- the LOC104723355 gene encoding uncharacterized protein LOC104723355 isoform X2, which produces MSANSKLERSASQSADNTVAVSNRVVASRSSRQPRLSFSTFVQSSDSDYPKKMKSDEVSPKREGAPVSAKEREEAEEEEEEEEEEKRPWNLRPRKACGGGGLKKGNCVLAAEACGGGGGASEVKNQRSGGGMEPKSNRQRGIPAESPGLGGGEVANENHRLWVALSRDEIEEDLFSMCGNRPSRRPRKRTKTMQKYLDVIFPGLCLVGMNADCFKVSNSPVKR; this is translated from the exons ATGTCTGCGAATTCCAAGTTGGAGAGGTCTGCTTCTCAATCGGCCGATAATACGGTGGCTGTCTCTAACCGTGTGGTGGCGTCACGGTCTAGTCGTCAGCCGCGGCTCTCTTTCTCCACCTTTGTTCAGTCGTCCGACAGCGATTACCCTAAGAAGATGAAATCCGATGAGGTTTCTCCGAAGAGAGAGGGAGCTCCGGTGTCGGcgaaggagagagaagaagcggaggaagaggaggaggaggaggaagaagagaagaggccATGGAATCTTCGACCAAGGAAGGCttgcggtggtggtggtttGAAGAAGGGAAACTGCGTACTCGCGGCGGAGGCgtgcggcggcggcggaggagctTCGGAGGTGAAGAATCAGAGATCAGGAGGAGGAATGGAGCCGAAATCGAACAGGCAGAGAGGAATCCCGGCGGAATCACCCGGATTAGGCGGTGGTGAGGTTGCGAACGAGAATCACAGGCTTTGGGTTGCTCTGTCTAGAGACGAGATCGAAGAGGATTTGTTCAGCATGTGTGGGAACAGGCCATCTCGCCGGCCACGGAAGAGGACTAAAACGATGCAGAAGTATCTCGAT GTCATTTTCCCTGGATTGTGTCTCGTTGGGATGAATGCTGATTGCTTCAAAGTTTCCAATTCTCCGGTTAAG CGATGA
- the LOC104723359 gene encoding uncharacterized protein LOC104723359 gives MNNLFNPSRPSPKPWPNRKKQTNKPAIFICSVSLFVFLFIVVFFFIAYSEMPKSLFSISAFSGSVQFPQCRSETLTRTLLGQKFLFYSPHSGFSNQLSEFKNALLMAGILNRTLIVPPILDHHAVALGSCPKFRVLNPSEIRLSVWNHSIELLRTNRYVSMADIVDISSLVSSSAVRVIDLRYFASLLCGVNLETLCSDELAEQSQGYESLRQCGYLLSGVRGNVDKCLYGVDEDCRTTVWTYKNGDADGRLDSFQPDEKLKKKKKLSYVRRRRDVYKALGHGSEAESAAVLAFGSLFTAPYKGSELYIDIRKSPKIKSLVEKVDFLPFVREVMSAGKKFASETIKAPFVCAQLRLLDGQFKNHRESTFTGLYQKLDSLRLKNPGLIHVFVMTDLPEGNWTGTYLGDLSKNSTNFKLHFIGEQDELLVRTEHELGSASHGQKFGSIPMSLDSIKKMQKHCSPHEVSNVQLYVEEAVCSCASLGFVGTAGSTIADSVEMMRKYNACSS, from the exons atgaacaACTTGTTCAATCCCAGTAGACCAAGCCCGAAGCCATGGCCGAACAGGAAGAAGCAAACCAACAAACCCGCCATTTTTATTTGCTCCGtttccctttttgttttcttattcatagttgtcttcttcttcatcgcttACTCCGAGATGCCCAAGTCCCTGTTCTCGATCTCCGCCTTTTCTGGATCCGTTCAATTCCCTCAGTGCAGATCCGAGACACTAACCCGAACTCTTCTAGGTCAGAAGTTTCTATTCTATTCTCCTCACAGTGGATTCAGTAATCAGCTCTCCGAATTTAAGAATGCGCTTCTTATGGCGGGAATTCTTAATCGGACCCTCATTGTTCCTCCGATTCTCGATCATCACGCCGTCGCTCTCGGCAGCTGTcctaaatttagggttttgaaccCCAGCGAGATACGTCTCTCAGTTTGGAATCATTCAATTGAGCTTCTTAGGACTAACAG GTACGTTTCAATGGCTGATATTGTAGACATTTCGTCGCTGGTATCATCCTCGGCTGTTCGAGTCATTGATCTTAGGTACTTTGCATCACTACTGTGTGGTGTTAACTTGGAAACTCTGTGCTCTGATGAATTAGCTGAACAGTCTCAAGGTTATGAATCATTGAGACAGTGTGGTTATTTGTTATCTGGAGTTCGTGGTAATGTAGATAAGTGTTTGTATGGTGTGGATGAAGATTGTAGAACCACGGTTTGGACGTATAAGAACGGAGATGCTGATGGAAGATTAGATTCTTTCCAGCCTGATGAGaagcttaagaagaaaaagaaattgtcTTATGTGAGAAGGCGTCGAGATGTGTATAAGGCTCTTGGACATGGTTCAGAAGCTGAGTCTGCAGCTGTTCTTGCATTTGGGAGCCTCTTCACGGCTCCATACAAAGGCTCGGAGCTCTATATCGATATCCGTAAATCTCCAAAGATAAAGTCTTTGGTTGAGAAGGTTGATTTCCTTCCTTTTGTTCGAGAGGTAATGAGTGCTGGCAAGAAATTTGCGTCAGAAACCATAAAGGCACCGTTTGTTTGTGCACAGCTTAGATTACTAGATGGCCAGTTCAAGAATCATCGGGAGAGCACGTTTACGGGGTTATACCAGAAGTTGGACTCTTTGAGGTTAAAGAATCCTGGTTTAATTCATGTGTTTGTAATGACAGACCTTCCTGAAGGTAACTGGACCGGAACTTACTTGGGTGATTTGTCTAAAAACTCTACAAATTTCAAGCTCCACTTTATAGGGGAACAAGATGAACTCTTAGTGCGAACAGAGCATGAGCTTGGTTCTGCGAGTCACGGCCAGAAATTTGGGTCTATTCCGATGAGTCTTGATAGTATCAAAAAGATGCAGAAGCATTGTTCACCTCACGAAGTATCAAATGTGCAGCTTTACGTAGAGGAAGCTGTTTGCAGCTGTGCTTCACTGGGTTTCGTTGGTACTGCAGGGTCGACAATAGCTGATAGTGTAGAGATGATGAGGAAATACAATGCGTGTAGTAGTTGA
- the LOC104723353 gene encoding palmitoyl-protein thioesterase 1-like isoform X1 — translation MEKSLQRFVLLVTLSLFCFISIPFSLSVPFVLFHGIVSGCSNDKMSNLTKLLNSYSSSPGSCVEIGNGLADSLYMPLTQQASIACEKIKQMPELSEGYNIVGVSQGNLVARGLIEFCDNAPPVFNYVSLGGPHAGLSDLPKCTFPLCKLLELYLSDVYNDFVQDHAAPSGYFKLPTKITEYLEHSKYLPKLNNERPGEKNSTYKDRFTSLHNLVLIMFEKDDVLTPKESSWFGYYPDGTYTPILPPQKTKLYTEDWIGLKTLDDAGKVNFVSVPGGHIEITEEELVKYVVPYLKNESTFSSEHEAM, via the exons ATGGAGAAGAGTCTCCAACGATTTGTTCTCCTTGTGACCTTGTCTCTCTTCTGCTTTATCTCCATTCCATTTTCACTCTCTGTTCCTTTCGTTCTGTTTCACG GAATTGTAAGTGGATGTTCCAATGATAAAATGAGCAATTTGACAAAGCTCCTTAACAGTTACTCCAGCTCCCCTGGATCTTGCGT AGAAATAGGAAATGGACTGGCAGATTCCTTGTACATGCCGCTTACGCAACAAGCGAGCATAGCATGTGAGAAAATCAAACAGATGCCAGAGCTGAGTGAAGGTTACAACATTGTTGGAGTGTCTCAAGGAAACTTAGTCGCTAGAGGCTTAATCGAGTTCTGCGACAATGCTCCTCCAGTCTTCAACTATGTATCTTTAGGAGGTCCTCACGCTGGCCTATCCGACCTCCCCAAGTGTACT TTTCCACTTTGCAAGTTGCTGGAGTTATATCTTTCAGATGTTTACAATGACTTCGTACAa GATCATGCTGCTCCAAGTGGTTATTTCAAACTCCCTACT AAAATAACAGAGTATTTGGAACACTCCAAGTATCTGCCAAAGCTCAACAACGAGAGACCTGGCGAGAAGAACTCCACTTACAAAGACCGTTTCACCAGCTTGCACAACTTGGTCCTCATCATG TTCGAGAAAGATGATGTATTGACTCCTAAAGAAAGTTCTTGGTTCGGATATTACCCGGATGGAACTTACACACCTATTTTGCCTCCTCAAAAG ACAAAGCTATACACTGAGGATTGGATTGGTCTAAAAACCTTGGATGATGCTGGAAAAGTGAATTTTGTCAGTGTCCCTGGCGGACACATCGAGATAACGGAAGAAGAACTTGTAAAATACGTTGTGCCTTACCTCAAGAACGAGTCTACGTTTTCTTCTGAACACGAGGCAATGTAG